DNA from Rhodothermia bacterium:
AACCAATTTTGTATCACGATCCATCCAATACGTGCGCCAAAGATCGGGATCGCCCTTTTCATTGGCCCATTCTTTTGTGGCCGAGATGTAGCCAATTGGTGCATCGAACCATACATACAACACTTTTCCAGCCACATCCGTACCATCAGCGGCATCCTCAGGAACGGGAATACCCCAAGAGAGGTCGCGCGTCATGGCGCGGTCGGCCAATCCGGCTTGAAACCAACTGCCCACCTGACCAAGGACGTTTTTCTTCCAGTGCGCTCGTTCTCCGATCCATTTTTCCATTTTGGACTGGAGTTCGCCCATCGGCAGATACCAATGTGTGGTCTCTTTTTTTACAGGAATGGCCTCTGTAATGGCACTTCGGGGATTGATGAGTTCGTCTGGACTGAGGGACGTTCCACATTTTTCACACTGATCGCCATAGGCATCTGGATTTCCACAAATCGGGCATGTTCCGCGCACAAAGCGATCTGCCAAAAAAATACCCGCTTCTGGATCAAAGAGTTGTTGATTGGTCTTACGGATGAATTTGCCTTTTTGCGCCAAAACCCTAAAAAATTCTTGACTGGTCTTGTAGTGTGTGGGCGAGGTGGTTTTCCCATAATAATTAAAGGAAACCCCCAAACCATCAAAGGCACGCTTCATCACCTCGTGGTAGCGATCCACAATGTCGTGCGGCGAAACGCCTTCGGAGCGGGCTTTGAGCATAATGGGCACGCCGTGACCATCGGAGCCACAAATAAAGACCACATCACGGCCTTTTAAGCGTTGATACCGTACATATAAATCGGAAGGAAGGTATGCACCAGCAATATGTCCGAGATGTAAAGGGCCATTTGCATAAGGCAATGCCGCTGTTACTAAAATTCGTTTATGATCCATTGCTAAAAGAGGAAATCGGGTATTCCGTTTTGGTATTTCGTTTTGTAAAAGATGTAATATGCAACGTTTTATCGCTACATACAAACGAAGGATGGAGGAAAACGAAGATGGTCTCTTGTTAGGAGTACGTTTCGTCTTGTGGGTCTAACGAGAGTTTAAATTCTGGAACTTACGCAAAAAAAACCGCCAAGCGAGTGCCGAGCGGTTTTACATTGTAAACAATTCTTTAGGACGGTTTAAAACCCAACTCCGATATGGAGGCCCGCCATAAAGTGGCCTTCATGCCCTTCGCCGATCATATATCCTGCGGTGGGGGCAACATGAATTGGCCCGACGGGAATGTGGTAGTGTAGGTTAAGCGAGGCGGCAAACTCCCATTCATCGTGGTGTTTTAGGTACATCGGATCCGCACCGACATGGAGTTTTGGCGTGAGTTTATAAACCAAGGGGATAGAAATGCCCTTTTGCTCGTGTTCGGTCATTCCTACAAATCCCAGTCCTACACCCAATTTCTCCCCACTTCCACGCAGGAAACGTACAAAATGGACATGGTACATCCAGCCACTTTCGCCGATGCTTTTCATAAGCCCTGCACCTACGTGGTTGGGATGAGACATATCGTGGCCTTCATGTTGGGCAAAGACAGCAGTTCCAGAGAACATAAGGGCTAGTAAAAACAAAATTTTTTTCATAATCAAATGGCGTTGTTTGGGTTTATGGATGCGAAAAACGTTTATCCGAAAGGAACGAATCGTCTTTCAAGGTCTTAAGGAAAGCAAGGAGAACCCGTTTATCGGTATCCGAGAGAGCAATACCACGCCGTCCGTTCTGGTTCAGCAAAGGGTCTAAGTTCTCTGTTGCCTGAACACCACTGTTGTAATGCTCTAAGACTCGCGCTAAAGAAGAAAATCTCCCGTCGTGCATATAGGGCGGTGACTCGGTGACATTCCGAAGGGAAGGAACCTTGAATGTTAATCGGTCTTCGTCTTTTAGGGTAATCAGGGCGCGTCCCAGATCAGGGTTTGGTGTTGGCTTTAAGCCATTGTTTCGGAACTTCAGATCGGTAAACAGAGGCGCAGGGTGGCAGGTAGCACATTTAAGGTTAAACACCCGCAAGCCTTCTTCCTCATCCGCTGTCAAGGTAATGCCGGCTTCTTTACGGATATAGCGGTCGTATTTGCTATTGGCAGAAACCATCATGAGCATAAACTGGGACAGTGCTTTTAAGAAGCGGGCTGTTGTGACGTCCTCCGTACCATAGGCACTTCTGAACAAAGCAGGGTACTTGCTGTCTTTTCGGAGTTTCTCCAAAACACGATCCAAGGACTCGTCCATTTCGTTCACATTCATAATCGCACTTGGGGGCTGAAGATCAAGGTCATGAACACCACCATCCCAAAAGAAATCGGAGTGCCAAGCAAGATTGAATAGCGCT
Protein-coding regions in this window:
- a CDS encoding cytochrome-c peroxidase: MKRIWILLLIAGCSTVDTPETPTEVSFKTPEGFPDPVYRFENTPITTAGFELGRALFYDGKLSRDGSISCADCHQQEAAFSHFDHDVSHGIDDRLGTRNAPALFNLAWHSDFFWDGGVHDLDLQPPSAIMNVNEMDESLDRVLEKLRKDSKYPALFRSAYGTEDVTTARFLKALSQFMLMMVSANSKYDRYIRKEAGITLTADEEEGLRVFNLKCATCHPAPLFTDLKFRNNGLKPTPNPDLGRALITLKDEDRLTFKVPSLRNVTESPPYMHDGRFSSLARVLEHYNSGVQATENLDPLLNQNGRRGIALSDTDKRVLLAFLKTLKDDSFLSDKRFSHP